The sequence TAAATCAGGGCTAAACATCTTTCGGGATTTTCTTGCACCTTTAGTACTTTTCTATCATGTAAATAATATAGATAACTTACTGTAGTCAAAGACTTTTTTACCCATATTTCAACACCTGTCAATTCCTGCCTTTTCCTCAAAAAACGGACTTCTAATCCGTAGGTTCTGAGTTCGAATCCCTGTGGGCGGGCCAATGATTTCAGGTACTTATGAGCTTTCGTAGGTGTCTTTTTTAAAAGAAGAGAGCAACGACTGATTTCTCTCGACCATATCCACCTCCTTTTTCTAGAAAATCTGTCTGCCTATGACTTGTTTCTTTTAGAAAATCCTGTTAATGGTGCATCTATGAGTGAGGATTATCTTTTTGTTTACGGGACACTAAAGAAGGGCTTTGTGAATCACTCATATCTTAGGGGTGCCAAATTTGTTGGTAAGGCATATACCAAATCAAAATATGCACTCTATGTGGGGGAGTACCCATTCGTTGTCAAGAATCAGCCTCTTTCCAACATTTTTGGTGAATTATATGAAATTAATGAAGCGATCCTATCTCACGTGGATGAGCTAGAGGAACATCCTGACTTATACTGTAGGGAAAAGGTCCCTGTTATAATTGAAGAGAAAGAGGAAGAGGTCTTGGCTTGGATATACTTTTTCCCAAGACCCAGGGGAAGGCTTGTAAGGGATGGGGTCTTCAAGTAGATCGTGATGCCACCATAGGGCATTGTTGCCCTAGGTGGATCTCTTAGTTTTCATACTCCCATGGAAATTTTATATTATATTTTTTTATCTTATAACCAATTTGCCTTTGCGTAAGCCCCAGTTCTCTGGCAGCCCTTGCCTGTATCCAACCATTTCTAGCGAGGGCAGATATTATTTCCCGCCTTTCCAGTTCCTTTAGGGTTGTAGCTTGTGTTACGGTCTCTTCGTTATGCCCTTCATTTCTGGTTGGCGGTCTGTGGTTGGAGCAGGCTACTTTTTCATCGACATTTATGTACATAGGTAAGTTCTGAGGCAGGATCCGCGAAGTTTCAGACATTATTACGAGCTGTTCAATTAGATTTTCCAGTTCTCTCACATTACCAGGCCAGTTGTATTTTAGGAGGATGTCAAGGGCTTCCTTTGATATAGTGACATGTCTTTTGTGCCTCTTGTTACTTTCCCTCAAGAAATGGTCTATTAGGGGGGGGATATCCGATTTTCGTGACCGCAAGGGCGGTATTGGAATTGGTACTACATTTAGCCTATAGTACAAATCTTCTCGGAATCTTCCCTTTGAAACCTCATCGTGGAGGTCTCTGTTGGTTGCAGCAATCAGCCTCACGTCCACGGATATGGTCTTGGTGCCCCCAAGCCTCTCGAATTCCCTTTCCTGGATTACTCGCAAGAGCTTGGCCTGGATAGAGATTGGCATCTCTCCTATTTCGTCCAGAAACAGTGTGCCTCCGTGGGCAAGTTCAAAGCGCCCCATTCTCTTGGAGCTGGCCCCTGTAAAGGCGCCCTTTTCATGGCCAAAGAGCTCACTTTCTAGGAGATTTTCTGGTAGCGCAGCACAATTCACCTTGATGAATGGGCCATTTGCCCTGTCGCTAGCTTGATGAATCGCCCTTGCTATTAATTCCTTACCAGTCCCTGATTCTCCTAATATGAGCACTGTGGCAGTGCTTGGTGCGACTCTCTTTATTATCTTAAAGATGTCTCTAAGGGCCTTAGAGTTCCCCACTATATTGGGAAAACTGTATTTGCTCTGGAGTTCAGCCTTTAGATCCAGATTCTCTTCAACGAGTTTGGCGTGTTTGAGTTTGATGGCATTATTTAGGAGTAGAAATTGTCCGATTAGGGTGGCAACTACAGATAGAAAACTGATGTCTTCCTCAAACGAGATATTGGGCCCAAAGAGCCTATCCACGGTCAATACCCCAACGGCCTCATTGTTTAATACGATAGGGACACCTATAAACGAAATAGTGCCTTTTTTGAGATTTTTTCTAGCCCCAGTCTTGTTCAGAAATAGTGGTTCGCTATTTACGTCTTTAACTACGAAAGGGGTGGCAGTCCTAAATACCTTTCCGCACACCCCTTCGGAAATCTTATAAATTCCCCTTTTTTCCTGTTCTGGGGTCAGTCCATACGATGCCCTTATCTTAAGGGTAGTCCCAGATTCATCTAACAATAGGAGGGTTGCCCTCTCCATTTTTAGTCTCTTGTTTAGGATGTACAACACCTTGTTAAGGGCTTTGTCCAGATCTAGAGCTGAACCTATGAGCTTAGCTATCTCGTAAAGTGTCTCGAGTTCCAGCCCTTTTATATTAAGGTCATTTGTTTTAATGAAAGTCATACGACTCCGGGTCCCTTTTTGAATGATATTGGTCCTCATGGCTACTCCTTTTCTCCTTCAAAGCTATTAAAGCAAAAACTGTTCCAGGAGGTAAGATTAATTATTTCAGCATGTTATGCTTAAGAGGTTAGTGGTTCTCTCAATTGCATAACAATTTTGTGGATCATTTTAGTTGAAAAATTACAAAATTGTTAACTAATTCCGTTCTGGGACATTCCTTACAGAATTGTTACAGATATTTCAAAAATGAATCTTTTATTTCATAAACGAGTATCCTGCCTTGATGGATTTTTTTGTGATCTTAGTTTGTGTTTTTTATGAAAAAACAATGAAATCAATATATTAACATTCCATGATAGAGTTTGTTCCCTCCTTTGGCATCGGTCTTGCTCTGTAAGAAGGCAAAACCAAAAAAAACCGGAGGAGTGATGCTATGAGAAAAATTGCTATTTACGGAAAAGGCGGAATTGGAAAGTCAACCACCACCCAGAATACAGTGGCTGGCCTTGCCGAGATGGGCAAGCGCGTGATGATCGTTGGTTGCGACCCAAAGGCAGATGCTACAAGGCTCATGCTGGGCGGCATGGCTCAAAAGACAGTGCTGGATACCATGAGAGAAGAGGGTGAGGACGTTGAACTCGATGACGTCATGAAAGAGGGATTCAAGGGCGTGAGATGTGTGGAGTCTGGTGGGCCTGAACCAGGCGTTGGTTGCGCTGGAAGGGGTATCATTACATCCATCAGTCTCCTTGAACAACTAGGAGCATATGATGATGAGCATGAACTCGATTACGTCTTTTACGATGTCCTTGGAGACGTTGTCTGTGGTGGGTTCGCCATGCCAATTCGTGAAGGTAAGGCAGAGGAGATCTATATCGTTCTATCTGGCGAGATGATGGCGATGTATGCCGCCAACAACATTAGTAAGGGCATCAGGAAGTATGCAGAGTCTGGGAAGGTGAGGCTTGGCGGTCTCATCTGTAACAGCAGGAAGGTCGACAGGGAGGAAGAGCTCATCCGGGCCTTTGCAGAAAGGCTTGGGACACAGATGCTCTATTTTGTCCCCAGAGACAATATAGTCCAAAAGGCTGAGATCCACAGAAAGACTGTCATAGACTATTCCCCTGATCATCCACAGGCAGACCATTATAGAAACCTGGCAAAGGCCATCGAGGACAATGACATGTTCGTCATCCCGAAACCAATGACTCAGGACGAACTCGAATCTCTTCTCATGGAATACGGTCTATACGACTAAAAAAGGAGGAAATGAAAAATGATGACAATGATAAGGGCCATAGTGAGGCCTGAAAAATCCGACGCGGTGATGAGTGCCCTTCTCGACGCAGGATATCCAGCAGTCACAAAGATTGAGGTCTATGGAAGGGGAAAGCAGAGGGGAATCAAGGTAGGGGATGTCTACTATGACGAACTTCCCAAGGTAATGCTCTTTACAGTTGTCCCTGAAGAAGAAAAGGACCTCGTGGTCAAGGCCATAATGGAGAGTGCAAAGACAGGAGAAAAGGGCGCCTTTGGTGACGGCAAGATCTTCGTCTCCCCAGTTGAAGAGATCTACACCATCAGTTCAGGGACAAAGGAGGCGTGATAATGAAGGAAGTGGTTGCCGTCATAAGGATAAACAAGATGAACCAGACCAAAGAGGCCCTTGTCCAGGCTGGATTCCCCGCATTTACAGCGACAAAGGTGATGGGAAGGGGGAAAAAGGCACTGGACCAGAAGTTGGTCGCCGCCATCGAGGAAAACCCTGAAGACAGTCTGGATGCCCTCTCCCTGGTGGCTCAGGGACCGAGGCTAATGCCAAAACGAATGGTGAAGTTGGTGGTACCTGATAGTGCTGTGAGTGAGGTGGTTGAGACAATAATCAAGGTGAACCAGACTAATAGCCCGGGAGATGGGAAGATATTCGTCTTACCTATTTCAGACGTAGTAAGGGTTAGAACTGGCGAGACCGGAGAACAGGCAATTGATGAGATGATGAGTGCCTGAAATCTAGCAGGAGGATGAGCGATATGACTGCTGTAATAGAAGAAAAGAGGCGAGACATAGATTTCGATATAGAAGACGTCGTTGAAAATATTATAAGGGTCTATCCAACAAAGGTGGCCAAAAAGAGGAGAAAACACATTGTTGTACGAGACCCTTCAGAACCTCAGGAAATAGAGGCCAATGTCCGTACGGTGCCAGGAATAATTACCCAGCGCGGTTGCTGTTTTGCCGGGTGTAAGGGAGTTGTCATAGGCCCAATAGTGGACATGATTCACATAGTCCATGGGCCGATTGGCTGCTCTTACTATTCCTGGATGACCCGCAGAAACCAGGGGGTTCCAAGGGAAGACGGGCACTATTACCTGGAATATTGTTTCTCCACAGACATGCAGGAGGACAATATCATCTTCGGAGGTGAGAAAAAGTTAAGGGCCGCAATACGAGAGGCCTATGAAATCTTTAAACCCAAGGCCATAAGCATTCACGCAACGTGCCCTGTAGGCCTTATTGGCGATGACATTCATACCGTTGCCAAGGAAATGAGTAAAGAGCTTGGCATCGATATAGTTGCCTTCAGTTGTGAAGGATATCGTGGTGTTAGCCAGTCTGCAGGCCATCATATAGCAAATAATGGCCTTTTTGAACACATTGTTGGAAAAGATGACATAGAGCTGGACGGTTACACAGTAAACTGTCTGGGAGAATACAACATTGGTGGAGATGCGTGGGAGATTGAACGCATCCTTGATCGCTGTGGTATCAAGGTGGCCTCTACCTTTAGCGGTAACGGTTCCTACACTGAATACAGGCGTGCTCACATGGCAAACGTCAACCTCGTTCAGTGTCACCGTTCAATAAATTACATGGCAGAGATGATGGAGACTAAGTTCGGTATTCCATGGATTAAGGTGAATTTCATTGGCGTAAAGGCCACTTCAAAATCTCTTAGAAAGCTTGCAGCCTTCTTTGAGGACGATGCCCTTACAGAGCAGATTGAAAAGGTTATTGAAGAAGAAGAAAGAGCGGCTGAAGAGGCCATAGCTCCTTACAGGGAAAGGCTTGAGGGCAAGACCGCTTTCCTCTTTGTAGGAGGCTCCAGGGCCCACCATTATCAAGATCTTTTTAGAGATCTTGGAATGAAGACCATTGTGGCAGGCTATGAGTTTGCCCACAGGGATGATTACGAAGGACGTGATGTACTCCCTTACATTAAAGTCGATGCAGACAGTAGGAACATCCCAGAACTTGATGTAGAGCCTGATCCAGAGCGTTTTAAACCAAGGAAAGACCCTGAGAAGCTTAAAAAATTGAAGGAAATGGGCATCGTAGACACCTACGAGGGAATGATGAAGGACATGGGGTCTGGGACCCTGGTGGTAGACGATATCAGCCATTTCGAACTCGAATACCTAATGAAAGAACTGAAGCCAGACATTGTCTGTTCAGGCATTAAGGACAAGTACGTAATCCAGAAGATGGGGGTGCCATCTAAGCAGCTTCACAACTACGACTATAGCGGTCCCTTTGCTGGCTATAAAGGCGCAGTGAATTTTGCAAAGGAAATCGACATGTTAATCAATAATCCGTCGTGGTCCTTTGCAAAGGCCCCATGGGAAGCATCTCCACTCATAAAGGGCGCTCTTATTATTGAGTAGAAGGAGGATCTAGAACATGCTCAACATGACACCAAAAGAGATATTTGAAAGAAAGGCCTTGAGAATAAATCCTGCCAAGACCTGTCAACCTATTGGGGCCCTTTATGCATCACTTGGTATCCACAACTGTCTTCCCCATAGCCATGGGAGCCAGGGCTGTTGTGCATATCACAGGAGCCATCTAACACGTCATTACAAAGAGCCCATAATGGCATCTACAAGTTCATTTACTGAAGGCTCCTCAGTCTTTGGAGGGGGTGCAAATCTTAGACAGGCCTTGAAGACCATATTTCAGGTCTATGACCCAGAGATCGTGGCAGTACATACCACGTGTCTGTCTGAGACCATTGGAGACGATCTCCCAAGCCTAATAAAAAAGGCGAGGGAAGACGGGATAATTCCTGAGGGAAAGTTCGTAATCCATACAAATACACCAAGCTATGTGGGTTCGCATGTCACTGGATTCTCCAACATGACAGCGGCCATGGTCAAGTATTTTGCGAAAAAAAATGGTGCCTCTAAAGACACCATAAACGTCGTTCCAGGATACGTTGAGCCATCTGACATGCGCGAGATCAAGAGACTGGTTGGTCAAATGGGGATAAAGTACATACTCTTCCCCGATACCTCAGACGTCCTTGACTCGCCACAGAGGGCGCGATTCAGCATGTATCCAAAGGGAGGAGTGAAAATTGAGGATCTCAAGGACACAGGATCATCAAAGATTACGCTTTCCCTGGGAAAATTTGCATCAGAAGGTGCGGCAACACTCTTGGATCAGATGTGTGAGGTACCATACAAGGTCCTTGATCTACCCATAGGTATTGCGGCAACAGACAGGTTCATCGAGGCCCTCATTGAAGTTACTGGCAAAGAGCCCCCTGAATCCATAACAGATGAAAGGGGGAGGGTCGTGGACATAATGACTGATATGCTCCAGTATTTTCATGGAAAAAAGGTCGCCGTATTTGGAGATCCAGACCAGGTGATTAGCATGACGGAATTCCTGGTTCATCTCGGAATGAAACCCGTACACATAGTCACAGGGACTCCTGGTAAGTACTTTGAAAGACGCATAAAGGAAATAGTTAAAGGCGTGGTGGACAATCCGAATGTAAAGGCCTTCGGGGACCTCTTTTTGCTCCATCAGTGGATCAAAAATGAACCAGTTGATCTGTTGATTGGTAATACCTACGGCAAATACATTGCAAGGGCCGAAGACATCCCGTTTGTGCGTTTTGGATTCCCAATTCTAGACAGGATCGGTCATAGCTACTTCCCAACCGTGGGCTATAGAGGGGCTATGAGATTACTTGAAAAGATGCTCGATGCCCTTCTGGACAGACAGGATCGAGATGCCCCAGATTCCAAATTCGAACTTGTAATGTAGTGCATAAAAAGGGGGCAAAATTTCTTAATTGCCCCCTCTAACCCTAAATTCACTGGAGAGAATCATGAACGGAGTCGTCTTAAAAGAACGTACAGGACAGGTGTATGAAAAGGGTGCCGGTCCTTTTAAGTTGCAATGCAACTTAGACAGTCTGCCTGGCGCAGTGAGTCAGAGGGCGTGTGTCTTCTGCGGCTCAAGGGTGGTGCTCTACCCCATCACAGATGCCTTGCATCTTATTCATGGTCCCATCGGCTGCGCCGTCTATACATGGGATATTCGGGGAGCCCTTTCCTCAGATCGTGAACTTCACAGATTCAGCTTCTCAACAGATTTGCGGGAAAAAGACGTGATCTTCGGTGGTGAAAAGAAACTTGAGGCAGCTCTCTTGGAACTCATCGAAAGATATAATCCAGAAGCTGCATTTGTGTATTCAACTTGCATCGTTGGGATCATTGGAGATGACATTGGTGCGGTATGTAAGAGGGTATCCAAAAAAACTGGGATCAAGTGCATTCCAGTCCAGTCTGAGGGGTTCAAGGGGAACAAAAGGGCTGGCTATGAGGCCGCCTGCAGGGCACTGATCAATTTGATAGGCGATGGAGATATAGAAGGGATCTCCCCCTTTAGCGTCAACATACTCGGAGACTTTAATCTCGCAGGAGAGATCTGGATCATAAAGGACTATTACAGACGGATGGGGATTGAAGTGGTCTCCACCATTACCGGTGATGGAAGGGTCAAAGATATTAGCAGGGCCCACGGGGCCAAGTTGAATGTGGTGCAGTGCTCTGGTGCAACCTTGGCACTGGCCAAGATGATGAAGGAAAAATACGGGATCCCGTACATAAGGGTCTCATATTTTGGTGTGGATGACATGGCTGATGCCCTCTACAGGGTGGCGGACTTCTTTAAAGACAGACAGATTATGGAAAATACAAAGGCCCTCATAAATGACGAACTGAATAAGCTCTATCCAGCTCTCAAAGAATTTCGGAGGGAACTGGCTGGTAAGAGGGCTGCCATCTATGTGGGAGGGGCATTTAAGGCCTTCTCGCTTATAAAGGCCTTCAGGCTCCTGGGAATGAAGGTGGTCCTTGTGGGATCCCAAACCGGGACCAAAGAGGACTACGAAGAGCTTGAGGCCATCACAGACCCAGGGACCATCATTGTTGATGATTCAAACCCCCTTGAGCTCTCGGAATTTCTCAAAGAAAAGAAGGTAGACATCTTTGTCGGTGGAGTGAAGGAACGGCCCATTGCATACAAGCTGGGGATAGGTTTCTGCGACCACAATCATGAGAGAAAAGAGGCCTTAGAGGGGTTCATAGGCATGTATAACTTTGCAAAAGAGGTCTATTCCACTGTCATGAGCCCGGTTTGGCGTTTTGTGCCAAGAAAGGAGGGCTAAAGATGAAACAATACGTATCAACCACCAATGCCTGTAAACTCTGTAGACCCATAGGGGCATGTCTTGCCTTCAGAGGGGTTGAAGGAGCAGTACCCTTTTTACACGGGTCTCAGGGGTGTGCAACCTATATGAGACGATACATCATAAGTCACTTTGGAGAACCCATAGATATAGCTTCATCAGCCCTGGGGGAAAAGCACGCCGTATTTGGCGGCGGCCCCAATCTCAAACAGGGGATCATAAATGTTATCAAAAAGTACGAGCCCTCTCTAATTGGTGTTGCCACCACCTGTCTCACTGAGACTATTGGCGACGATGTCTCCATGATGCTCGATGAGTTCAAGAGGGAATTTCTGGCTGATGCAGATAGCCCAATCCTCATTAATACCTCCACCCCAAGTTATGCAGGGACCCATATGGAGGGTTTCAGAGGGGCAACTAGAAGCATCGTAGAGAAACTGGCCCAGCATCGGCTTACAAGTGCAGAAGAAAAAAGGGTGAATCTCCTGCCTGGTTTTTTGTCGCCCCAGGATATCAGATACTTGAAAGAGCTATCTCGAGATTTTGAACTTCCACTCACTATTCTGCCGGACCTATCAGAGACTCTTGATGCTCCAATACTGCTGGAATATCCGAAGATTCCTGCTGGTGGAACCCCTATAGATGCCATCAGAGACATGGGTAGCGCCTGTGCATCTATTGAGTTCGGTCGTACGGTTTCAGATGAGTTGTCTGCGGCATTATATCTTCGTGAGAGGTTTGGAGTCCAGGACTTTAGGATAGGAACGCCAATAGGCATACGAGAGTCAGATCGTTTTTTCAGTCTTCTGGAAAAGATTTCAGGGAAAAAGACCCCATCCTTTCACAGAGAGGAAAGGGATAGGCTCATCGATGCCATGGTAGACGGCCACAAGTATGTCTTTGGAAAGAAGGTCGTGGTCTATGGTGAGGAGGATCTGGTGGTGGGCATAACCTCATTTTTAGCAGAGATAGGTGCAAGGCCTGTTCTCTGTGCCACAGGAGGAAAGAGCGGAAGGTTCAAGAGCGCAATCAAGTCCGTTGTAGACGGTATCTTGAGGGATTTACCAGAGATTAGAGAAGATGTGGACTTTTGGGAGATAGAAGAGCTTACAAGGCAGCTGGAGCCAGATCTCATTATGGGGCACAGCAAAGGTTACAAGATCTCGAGGGCCCTTGGAATCCCACTTATTCGCATAGGATTTCCCATTCACGATCGTATAGGTGGACAGCGAATTCTTCACATAGGCTACCGAGGGGCCCAGATGCTATTTGACAGGGTAGCGAATGCAATCATCGCCAAGAAACAAAGAGATTCTGACATAGGTTACGGATATTTTTAAAATATTCAATGGACAGAAAGGAAGGTCATCATGATATTACATCCATGTTTCAACGAAAAGGTCAAGGGACAATGCGGCAGAGTGCATCTTCCTGTGGCTCCAAAATGTAATATTAAATGTAATTACTGTGATAGGAAGTACGACTGTGTAAATGAAAGCAGGCCTGGTGTCACAAGCACTGTGCTTTCGCCATATCAAGCAGTTGCCTATTTAAAGAAGGTCCTAGAAAAAGAACCCCGTATCACAGTTGTAGGCATTGCCGGCCCTGGGGATCCGTTTGCAAACCCAGTGGAGACAATGGAGACCTTGAGGCTTGTTAAAAAGGAATTTCCAGACATCATACTCTGTCTTGCCACAAATGGTCTAAATATTGGTCCATATGTAGAGGAACTTAAAGATATTGGCGTAACCCACGTGACCATCACTATCAACGCAGTGGACCCCAAGATTGGGAGCAAGATATATAGCTGGGTAAGGGATGGAAAGGTGGTTTATAGAGGCATAAAGGGCGCTGAATTGCTGCTTAGAAGGCAAAAAGAGGCCATAAAAAAATTAAAAGATTGTGGTATCACCGTAAAGACTAACTATATAGTGATCCCTGGTATAAATGATCATCATGTAGCTGATGTGGCCAGGGAAATGAAGGGCTACGGCGTGGATCTCTTCAATTGTATGGCCATGTTTCCCAATCCTGGAGCCCCATTTGGAACGTTGCCTCAGCCGTCAAAGGACGAAATGGATCGCGTAAGGGCCATTGCAGAGGAATACCTTCCCCAGATGCGCCACTGTACAAGGTGTAGGGCAGATGCAGTGGGGTTATTGGAGGCGGATAGAACAGACGAATTCAGGGGATGTCTATCAGCGTGCTCCAAGCTTTCCATTGATGGTTCGAAGGACCGCAAATATGTAGCAGTGGCTACCAGGGAAGGGATATTGGTAAATCAACATCTGGGTGAAGCAACATCCCTAGAGATATGGGGAAAGAGTGGAGATGGTTTCAAGTTGATTTGTAAAAGGGAAACACCACCTCCTGGAACTGGTATACGTCGCTGGGTAAAGCTGTCCCAACTCCTCTTTGATTGTAAATATCTTTTGGTAAGCGGGATTGGTGAAAATCCAAGACAGATCCTTGAGAAGTCGGGTATAAGACCCATAGAGATGTCAGGTTTCATTGAAGAGGGATTAGATGCCATCTTCAATGACGGTAACATCAACGCCTTTAAAAAGAGAAAAAAGGCCTGTTGTTCTGGGGGCATGGGGCGAAAAGGATGCCTTTAGCAGAAATTCCGAGTATTATGAATTAAAGGGCCTATTGTCGGCGTTATAGTTTTGCCAAGAGTACAATGAAATGGAGTGTACTGGAATGAAAATAACCAAACCCAAATTCAGAGTCAGTGAAAAGGATCGATCTCCACCGGATATCTCGGTGGGAAATGGAAACTATGAACTCAAAGGCAGGATTTGGCTTGAAGGCTCATCAGGCACTTTTCTTGGTTATGGTAGAGTAGTGCTTTTAGAGCGAATTAAGAAGTATGGATCGATCTCTAAGGCAGCCCGTTCCATGGGCATGTCATATAGACATGCATGGGAGCTTGTGGATTCTATCAATCGTAATGCCAAGTCCCCTCTCGTGATTACCTCTATAGGGGGGAAAGGAGGCGGGGGAGCCCAAGTCACCAGGGAAGGTGAAAGGGCAATAGAATTTTTCTGGAGGCTCTATTCTAAATTTGAAACCTTTTTAAAGGAAGAGATGAAGAGCCTGGATTTTTAAGTGAAGCTCCTTTGTACGATGCAAGGCTGGTCCCACCAAATTCGGATTTATCAGGATATTGAGATGTTGATAATATATAGAGGGTCAAGTGGTAAGTAAGCGATATATCTCTGCTATCCTTCTATGTAGATGAGAAACATCTTTGACCAAGACATAGTTAACTTCCCCATACATGTGGGGCAGATATTGTTTGGCTTCTTTGTCTATGGTTATGCAGAATGGTTTTATGCCTTGTTCTCGTGCCTCTAGGAGCGCCTTCCTCGTATCTTCTATTGCATAAGGTCCTTTATACTCATCATAGTCCTCGGGCTTTCCGTCACTCAAGGTGACAAGTATTTTAAGTCTGGCCTCAACCTCCTTGAAGAGTTTAGTGACATGTCTGATTGCCGGTCCCATTCTCGTATAATCTCGTGGTGTTATCCCGCTTATTTTTGCCTTGACACTGTGGCCATATGCCTCATCAAAATCTTTTATACGGAAGAAGTGACAGCCAGTGCGTCTCATGCCTGAGAAGCCATAAATGGCATATTGGTCCTCTAA comes from Dissulfuribacter thermophilus and encodes:
- a CDS encoding gamma-glutamylcyclotransferase family protein codes for the protein MSEDYLFVYGTLKKGFVNHSYLRGAKFVGKAYTKSKYALYVGEYPFVVKNQPLSNIFGELYEINEAILSHVDELEEHPDLYCREKVPVIIEEKEEEVLAWIYFFPRPRGRLVRDGVFK
- the nifA gene encoding nif-specific transcriptional activator NifA → MRTNIIQKGTRSRMTFIKTNDLNIKGLELETLYEIAKLIGSALDLDKALNKVLYILNKRLKMERATLLLLDESGTTLKIRASYGLTPEQEKRGIYKISEGVCGKVFRTATPFVVKDVNSEPLFLNKTGARKNLKKGTISFIGVPIVLNNEAVGVLTVDRLFGPNISFEEDISFLSVVATLIGQFLLLNNAIKLKHAKLVEENLDLKAELQSKYSFPNIVGNSKALRDIFKIIKRVAPSTATVLILGESGTGKELIARAIHQASDRANGPFIKVNCAALPENLLESELFGHEKGAFTGASSKRMGRFELAHGGTLFLDEIGEMPISIQAKLLRVIQEREFERLGGTKTISVDVRLIAATNRDLHDEVSKGRFREDLYYRLNVVPIPIPPLRSRKSDIPPLIDHFLRESNKRHKRHVTISKEALDILLKYNWPGNVRELENLIEQLVIMSETSRILPQNLPMYINVDEKVACSNHRPPTRNEGHNEETVTQATTLKELERREIISALARNGWIQARAARELGLTQRQIGYKIKKYNIKFPWEYEN
- the nifH gene encoding nitrogenase iron protein; translated protein: MRKIAIYGKGGIGKSTTTQNTVAGLAEMGKRVMIVGCDPKADATRLMLGGMAQKTVLDTMREEGEDVELDDVMKEGFKGVRCVESGGPEPGVGCAGRGIITSISLLEQLGAYDDEHELDYVFYDVLGDVVCGGFAMPIREGKAEEIYIVLSGEMMAMYAANNISKGIRKYAESGKVRLGGLICNSRKVDREEELIRAFAERLGTQMLYFVPRDNIVQKAEIHRKTVIDYSPDHPQADHYRNLAKAIEDNDMFVIPKPMTQDELESLLMEYGLYD
- a CDS encoding P-II family nitrogen regulator, yielding MMTMIRAIVRPEKSDAVMSALLDAGYPAVTKIEVYGRGKQRGIKVGDVYYDELPKVMLFTVVPEEEKDLVVKAIMESAKTGEKGAFGDGKIFVSPVEEIYTISSGTKEA
- a CDS encoding P-II family nitrogen regulator gives rise to the protein MKEVVAVIRINKMNQTKEALVQAGFPAFTATKVMGRGKKALDQKLVAAIEENPEDSLDALSLVAQGPRLMPKRMVKLVVPDSAVSEVVETIIKVNQTNSPGDGKIFVLPISDVVRVRTGETGEQAIDEMMSA
- the nifD gene encoding nitrogenase molybdenum-iron protein alpha chain, with the protein product MTAVIEEKRRDIDFDIEDVVENIIRVYPTKVAKKRRKHIVVRDPSEPQEIEANVRTVPGIITQRGCCFAGCKGVVIGPIVDMIHIVHGPIGCSYYSWMTRRNQGVPREDGHYYLEYCFSTDMQEDNIIFGGEKKLRAAIREAYEIFKPKAISIHATCPVGLIGDDIHTVAKEMSKELGIDIVAFSCEGYRGVSQSAGHHIANNGLFEHIVGKDDIELDGYTVNCLGEYNIGGDAWEIERILDRCGIKVASTFSGNGSYTEYRRAHMANVNLVQCHRSINYMAEMMETKFGIPWIKVNFIGVKATSKSLRKLAAFFEDDALTEQIEKVIEEEERAAEEAIAPYRERLEGKTAFLFVGGSRAHHYQDLFRDLGMKTIVAGYEFAHRDDYEGRDVLPYIKVDADSRNIPELDVEPDPERFKPRKDPEKLKKLKEMGIVDTYEGMMKDMGSGTLVVDDISHFELEYLMKELKPDIVCSGIKDKYVIQKMGVPSKQLHNYDYSGPFAGYKGAVNFAKEIDMLINNPSWSFAKAPWEASPLIKGALIIE
- the nifK gene encoding nitrogenase molybdenum-iron protein subunit beta gives rise to the protein MLNMTPKEIFERKALRINPAKTCQPIGALYASLGIHNCLPHSHGSQGCCAYHRSHLTRHYKEPIMASTSSFTEGSSVFGGGANLRQALKTIFQVYDPEIVAVHTTCLSETIGDDLPSLIKKAREDGIIPEGKFVIHTNTPSYVGSHVTGFSNMTAAMVKYFAKKNGASKDTINVVPGYVEPSDMREIKRLVGQMGIKYILFPDTSDVLDSPQRARFSMYPKGGVKIEDLKDTGSSKITLSLGKFASEGAATLLDQMCEVPYKVLDLPIGIAATDRFIEALIEVTGKEPPESITDERGRVVDIMTDMLQYFHGKKVAVFGDPDQVISMTEFLVHLGMKPVHIVTGTPGKYFERRIKEIVKGVVDNPNVKAFGDLFLLHQWIKNEPVDLLIGNTYGKYIARAEDIPFVRFGFPILDRIGHSYFPTVGYRGAMRLLEKMLDALLDRQDRDAPDSKFELVM
- the nifE gene encoding nitrogenase iron-molybdenum cofactor biosynthesis protein NifE produces the protein MNGVVLKERTGQVYEKGAGPFKLQCNLDSLPGAVSQRACVFCGSRVVLYPITDALHLIHGPIGCAVYTWDIRGALSSDRELHRFSFSTDLREKDVIFGGEKKLEAALLELIERYNPEAAFVYSTCIVGIIGDDIGAVCKRVSKKTGIKCIPVQSEGFKGNKRAGYEAACRALINLIGDGDIEGISPFSVNILGDFNLAGEIWIIKDYYRRMGIEVVSTITGDGRVKDISRAHGAKLNVVQCSGATLALAKMMKEKYGIPYIRVSYFGVDDMADALYRVADFFKDRQIMENTKALINDELNKLYPALKEFRRELAGKRAAIYVGGAFKAFSLIKAFRLLGMKVVLVGSQTGTKEDYEELEAITDPGTIIVDDSNPLELSEFLKEKKVDIFVGGVKERPIAYKLGIGFCDHNHERKEALEGFIGMYNFAKEVYSTVMSPVWRFVPRKEG